From the Solanum lycopersicum chromosome 10, SLM_r2.1 genome, one window contains:
- the LOC138338967 gene encoding uncharacterized protein encodes MSNLSKLEFVALDISGKNYLSWVLDAEIHMAAKGLDATITQGNEASSQDKAKAMIFLRHHLDEGLKIDYLTVKDPLELWTDLKGRYDHLKATVLPRARYEWMHLWFQDVKTVIEYNSAVFRITSQLKLCGETIKDEDIMKNHEARPTGAAPLPEANVVEARDQSEVKRDDHRGYNNARGRGKDKRRYPNRQGGGHNKRENNMSSQNNPSKSNCRRCGMKGHWKNECRMHEHFVRLYQNSFKKKGNKSGASSSNARAESHMTLKDGDKPGTSQKYDKDVEANLALKDDVFDGLGDITHMEVDDFFGDRN; translated from the exons atgtCGAATTTATCCAAACTTGAGTTTGTGGCATTAGATATTTCTGGAAAGAATTATCTTTCATGGGTACTCGATGCTGAGATTCACATGGCTGCTAAAGGTCTTGATGCCACTATTACTCAGGGAAATGAAGCATCGAGTCAAGATAAGGCGAAGGCTATGATTTTCCTTCGTCATCATCTTGATGAGGGCCTAAAGATTGATTATCTGACAGTGAAAGATCCACTTGAATTGTGGACTGATTTAAAGGGGAGATATGACCACCTAAAGGCAACAGTGTTGCCAAGAGCTCGTTATGAGTGGATGCATTTATGGTTTCAAGATGTTAAGACCGTAATTGAATATAACTCTGCTGTATTCAGGATAACCTCCCAGTTGAAATTATGTGGGGAgactataaaagatgaggacat catgaaaaatcatgaagctCGTCCCACTGGAGCTGCTCCATTACCGGAGGCAAATGTGGTGGAAGCACGTGATCAATCTGAAGTAAAAAGAGATGATCATCGAGGATATAATAATGCACGGGGACGTGGCAAAGATAAAAGACGATACCCTAATCGTCAAGGTGGTGGTCATAATAAAAGGGAGAACAACATGAGTTCTCAAAATAACCCCTCAAAAAGTAATTGTCGTCGTTGTGGCATGAAAGGCCATTGGAAGAATGAATGTCGCATGCATGAACATTTTGTAAGGCTTTATCAAAATTCctttaaaaagaaaggaaataaaagtggTGCTTCATCTTCCAATGCTCGAGCTGAGTCACATATGACTCTTAAAGATGGTGATAAGCCGGGAACATCTCAGAAATATGATAAAGATGTTGAAGCAAATTTGGCTTTAAAGGATGATGTTTTTGATGGCCTTGGTGACATTACTCATATGGAAGTTGATGACTTCTTTGGAGATCGAAACTAA